The sequence gatgacctcttcaggccctacgtttctatgattgtatgaaaaGATAATGCAGCTGCCTAAATGTTCTGCTGGACTGAGGCAAGATCCATGCAGGATGAAGCCCTAAATGACCTATGGTTCTTTGCTTGGACACATTTGATGAAAGAAGTCAAGTCCTTCTTCCTTGGTACCTTCTGTAGAACTGCACATTAACCAAGCTGCCTTTGAAGTTGAATAATCATTTTCTTTGTAATATTTGTCTGAATGCCGACTGACTGGCATGCTATTTGGCCAAAGCCAAAGAGTGGGTAAAGAAATAAATGACACGTGTGTCTATGTACGgcatgtgtgtaaatatgtacacacacacacacacacacacacacacatgcacgcacttTTTCTTCATCTTTGGCCACAATAAACATACCACACATACATACCTGCTGATCACTCGATGTTCTCTACCTTTTACCTTGCCAGGGGTGTTATTAATGAGACCCACAACAATCTCATAATTTCACAAACTGGAATGTGTGACATGAGCTAAATACAATTAACGATTATATGATTTGGCAATCACTATTGTGACACGGGCTGAGGAAAGAGATGCATTGAGGATATTGACAGAGGATGAAACAGGTTTACAGGCAGTTTGATCCCAACTCACTAATCATAATAGAATATTATTATTCTTATCTCTATAAAGACAGGTTAAAAGGTAAATCTATTCcgacaatatttttttcttatcatTATAAATATATGTTTCTGAAAATATGTTCAGTGTGGTTAATTTTCTCACAAATATTCACGCCTGGCTACACACTTTTAGTCTGATCATTAGAAGTGTATGTGTGGTAATTTTTCAGCAGCCAAAGAACAAGAAGCTGCAGGACTTAGTCAGCATGGCTGCAGTGtccagaagggttacatttggaAGTTCCATTTTTGAACTATTTCCTCAATGAATGCATGTGTATCCTGTTGTACTGCCTGGACgccaatgatttaaaaatatgaagGCAAATTTCGGTGCTGAAAACTGTTACCCAATAACCGGAGAGTGTGATGCAAACTGTGTCTTCCTCCTACCCATGTTATTGTTCCCAGGTATACTGGAGATCCACGGATCCTAAGTCTACACTGATCAGTGAAATTAAAATATCAGCCGAATCAGGGTCAAAATGTGTAAATCAGACTAAATTGCAGGGTTATGCACTTTCCTAGagataaaggattttttttttccctcagaagAAGTGAAGGAGTTCTGGGTTTTCCCATCAGTTGTTACAGGTTCCATTCCACGACTCAAAGGGTCTCTGTGCATATGACCACAGTTCTTTATATTAGCATACACCATTCGCATAAGAACTAATGCCTTCCTTTATGGTTGATCCCGCAGCGAGCACCCAAGGCTGAATGGATGGCTGGAGGAAATTGTTCGGCAGTGACCGAGTTCATTCTCACAGGACTGACAGACCGTCCGGAGCTGCAGGTCCCCCTCTTCGCAGTGTTCCTAGTGATCTATTGTATCACCCTGGTGTGGAATCTGGGGATGATGGTTTTAATCAGGATCAACCCCCgacttcacacccccatgtacttcttcctcaaGAATTTGTCCCTCATGGATGCCTGTTACTCCACAGTCATCGCTCCCAAGATGCTGATGAGCTTCTTAGCAGAGAGGAAAGCTATTTCCTACACAGCTTGCATCATCCAATGTTTTAGCTTCATATTGTTTGTCATCTCTGAGTGCCTTCTGCTGGCAGTAATGGCGTACGACCGTTGTGTAGCCATCTGTAACCCGCTGCTGTACACAGTCATCATGTCACCAAAGCACTGCCTATGGCTGGCAGCTGGTTCATATCTATGGgccttcctgacctctgtgaTACACGCGAGCGGTTTGCTAAGATTGTCCTACTGCCACTCCAATATCCTGAATCATTTTTTCTGTGATATCAACCCACTTCTAAAGCTCTCCACTTCTGGCACCTATGTCAACGAGCTACTTGTTTTCCTCTTTGGCAGTCTGATAGAGGTGATCAGCATTGGGACCATCCTCATCTCATACATCTTAATTATTGCAACTGTGCTGCAGATCCACTCAACCGACGGCAGGtgcaaagccttctccacctgcacctcCCACCTGACGGCCGTCTCCATGTTCCACGGGACAATTCTCTTCATGTACTTCCGACCCAGCACCAGCTACGTGCTGGACACAGACAAAATGGCCTCCGTGTTCTACGCAGTGGTGATCCCCATGCTGAACCCCCTCGTCTACAGCTTGAGGAACAAGGATGTGATGGATGCCCTGAGGAGAGCAATAGAGACAAAATTGAGGGCCCATTTTCCCCCAAAGGGTGTCTTAATAGGAAAACCAAATTCTTTAACGGCTGCTCTGCACACATAGGGCTTTTCTCCACTATGGGGTGGATCAAAGCTGCAGCGATCTATGCACTGGGGGACAATTTAGCAGCTCTAGTGAAGACTCACTGGATCGACCCCCattgctctcccattgactctggtactccaccagaatgagatgagtaaggggagtcaacaggagagtttctTCTGTAGCCTCAGCGAAGTGTGGACCTAGcaataagtagatctaagctacgccTATTTGAGTGATACTACTAACAAAACTCAAATTATATAGTTTAGATTGACCTGTTCCCTTAGTGTAAACTAGGCCATGTGCTCTGATTCAGAAAGTccataagcacatgtttaagtatgtctccctttgacttcaatgggacctaaCCATATGTGTAAAGTTAAACGTATTTAAGTGCTGCCTCAGACAGAGATGCTTTTTGTGAGTAGACACCTTATGTGCATAAAAAGGCCATGTTGGTTATTAAATGATGGTTTGGCTCCCCTGTACCTATAGTAAAATACTTTGAAATTGATTTTCAGTGTAAAATGTAATAGTGTGATTCGAATACTGTTTAGAATTACTGAATAAAAGGGAAAGTTCACACTGCAACAATGGATTCATGAGCAATAACCAGGGCTGGTTTGATACTCCAAAAACATTAACAGATATttgttcaaataaattttgtGATTTTGCTTCAATCAGATCCACAGCCCAATTCATCTGTTTTCCTGGAGACACTTGTGTGCGTGTAATTATATTGAAAACTGTGTCTGTTGAAAGGGAGAATGTCATGAATGCTCACTCAGATATAATATTTTGTCAGTACtcacaccacccccaccccccacacacgcacacaactcTTTGGTCACCTAAACTACCTGATCTTTAAATGTGACTCCTAAACTCATTTTTAGAGACAcatttttacagtcacatttTACAGGCACATTTTCAAGGATAGTCATTGTTGGTGAATGCCACCGTTATTGGGATCTCAATGTAAAAGACCTTGCGCCCTATTTTCCTAAGCGCTGAATAGTTGCAGCTCCCCTTTACTTCAGCTGGAGTGATGGATCTTTTATTTCTGGAAATGAGGGATCGAGGGGACTGAAGTTGGGCACCAAAATCAATGGCcatttctgaaacttttcagcACGGCGAATTACAACAGTGAAAACCTGAAGCACCAGTCACCTCAGGGTAAGTCCACACTGCAACgtaagcccagggtttgaactcatGCTCAAGTCAACTCAAGCCCCCTTCCATCTCCACATAAATTGCACTAACCAAGGGCTCAAAGACCGGGTCTGAGGACCCACAGTGATAGaaggtctgagcctgagtcaagctaaGACCCAGGGTTTATGTTTTTTAGTGGTgagcagtgtagatgcagcccctcTGGACTCCTGCTCTGGGAGTCAGCCAAAAGTATCCCAAAGGCTGggtttctttgtcctctggacagtaaagtgttcccacactgcaccacgaACAAAGTGCTAGAGTGGTCACATTTTGGAAGCGTGCTGGGAACTCTGGGATCTGGGTGGTTGAAATGGGGATCACATAATGCCGTGTGGATGCTGGAGCCCCAGTTTGGGACCCAGGATACAACAATCCCTAacttggggttacaaatgagtgtagattcTCAAACCCGACGTTAACAAACTCAGGCTCTGCAAATGTGAGTTCTACTGGCCcagggcttacactgcagtgtagacatgtcctcagAGAGTTAGTGAGTCACtgtggtgtgggtgtgtgttcagcacaatggggctctggtctCGGTTTGCACCTCCAGTCACGACTGTAAAAGTGAGAACATTGAACTACGGGCAAGTTTCAACCACCTGCCAGGCTCCTGCTAAGATTCTCTGATTTCATACGTATGACGCAGCAGAGCTCCCCTCAGGAAATGGAGAGATTGAACTAATCTGTGGAATCCCAGCCTAACCCCTAGGCCTGCTGCCTTTCAGAC comes from Lepidochelys kempii isolate rLepKem1 chromosome 6, rLepKem1.hap2, whole genome shotgun sequence and encodes:
- the LOC140912574 gene encoding olfactory receptor-like protein COR4, with translation MAGGNCSAVTEFILTGLTDRPELQVPLFAVFLVIYCITLVWNLGMMVLIRINPRLHTPMYFFLKNLSLMDACYSTVIAPKMLMSFLAERKAISYTACIIQCFSFILFVISECLLLAVMAYDRCVAICNPLLYTVIMSPKHCLWLAAGSYLWAFLTSVIHASGLLRLSYCHSNILNHFFCDINPLLKLSTSGTYVNELLVFLFGSLIEVISIGTILISYILIIATVLQIHSTDGRCKAFSTCTSHLTAVSMFHGTILFMYFRPSTSYVLDTDKMASVFYAVVIPMLNPLVYSLRNKDVMDALRRAIETKLRAHFPPKGVLIGKPNSLTAALHT